A single window of Pseudomonas lutea DNA harbors:
- a CDS encoding DUF1810 domain-containing protein produces the protein MHDQFDLKRFVDAQASTYERALKELQSGRKQSHWMWFVFPQLTGLGHSDMARRYGISGREEAIAYLRHPLLGERLARCCAALLEWKDRSAAHIMGSPDDMKLRSSMTLFAAVAPEQPVFRDVLEVFFKGQADELTLSKLG, from the coding sequence ATGCACGATCAATTCGACCTGAAGCGCTTTGTCGATGCGCAGGCATCGACCTACGAGCGCGCATTGAAGGAGCTGCAATCCGGGCGCAAACAGTCGCACTGGATGTGGTTCGTTTTTCCACAACTGACCGGTCTCGGCCACAGCGACATGGCCCGGCGTTACGGGATCAGCGGGCGCGAAGAGGCAATCGCCTACTTGCGGCATCCACTGCTGGGCGAGCGGTTGGCGCGCTGTTGCGCAGCCTTGCTTGAGTGGAAGGATCGCAGCGCTGCCCACATCATGGGGTCGCCGGATGACATGAAGCTGCGCTCAAGCATGACGCTGTTTGCAGCGGTCGCACCCGAGCAACCGGTTTTCCGGGACGTGCTTGAGGTGTTTTTCAAGGGTCAGGCGGATGAGTTGACGCTGTCGAAGCTTGGCTGA